The DNA segment CGGTGTGACGTCCCGAATCACCGTGACCTGGAACCCGGCCGCCTGGAGGGCGCGCAGCGCCGCCTCGCGCCCGGAGCCGGGCCCCTTGATGTGGACCTCCACCGAACGCATGCCGTGATCGGCGGCCCTGCGGGCGGCGTTCTCGGCCGCCACCTGGGCCGCGAAGGGCGTCCCCTTGCGCGAGCCCTTGAACCCCTGGGTCCCGGCGCTCGCCCAGGAGACGGCGTTGCCCTGCTTGTCCGTGATGGTCACGATGGTGTTGTTGAAGGTGGCGCGGATATGCACGATCCCTTCCGGGATGTTCTTCTTTTCGCGTCGCCCGCCTTTTCTCGGGGCTGCAGCCATGTGAACGGTTCCTCCCTGTCCTCGGATGCACCCGGCGGCGCCCGCCGGGCCCTTCGGTGGCTACCTCTTCTTCTTGATGGCGGCCCGTCGCGGTCCCTTCCGCGTGCGGGCGTTGGTCTTGGTGCGCTGGCCGCGGACGGGCAGCCCCCGCCGGTGCCGGAGGCCCCGGTAGCAGCCGAGGTCCATGAGCCGCTTGATGTTCATGGTGACCTCGCGCCGGAGATCACCCTCGACCTTGTACTCGCTGTCGATGACCCTCCGGATGGCGGAGATGTCGGCATCGGTGAGCTCGTCGGTCTTCAGGTTCTCGTCCACGCCGGCCTTGGCCAAGATCTGCCGGGCGGTGGTCCGCCCGATGCCGTAGATGTAGGTCAGCGCAATGGCCATGCGCTTGTTTCTCGGAAGATCCACTCCTGCGATGCGTGCCACGTCTCCCCCCTAGCCCTGGCGCTGCTTGTGCCGGGGATTCGTGCAAATCACCCGCACGATGCCCTTGCGCCGGATCACCCGGCAGTTCTTGCACCGAGGTTTCACGGATGCCCTGACCTTCATGTCGTCCTCCCCGGGCCTCGCCTCGGCCCGTTCGGCCTACCTGGCCCTGTAAACGATGCGCCCGCGGCTCAGGTCGTAGGGGGACAGTTCCACGGTCACCGTGTCACCGGGCAGGATCCGGATGTAGTGCATCCGCATCTTTCCGGAGATGTGCGCCAGGACCTTGTGCCCGTTCTCGAGCTCCACGCGGAACATCGCGTTGGGAAGCGTCTCGAGCACCTTCCCCTCGACCTGGATTGCGTCGCCTTTGGCCATGTTGCTTCCTTCGCGCCGGCCGCCGGGGCCGGCAGGTCTGTTGCCCCCGAAAATCAGTCCAGCCGGCTCAACACCACCGGCCCGTCCTCGGTGATGGCCACCGAGTGCTCGAAGTGGGCGGAGAGTTTCCCGTCCGCCGTGACGGCCGTCCAGCCGTCTTCCAGGACCCGGACGTCCGGGCCGCCCTCGTTGACCATGGGCTCGATGGCGAGCACCATTCCGGGCCTAAGCCGCGGCCCCTGGCCGGGGCGCCCGAAGTTGGGGACCTCGGGCGGCTCGTGCAACGCCGTGCCGATGCCGTGCCCCACGAACTTCCGAACCACGCTGAAGCCCGCCGCCTCCACCACGCCCTGGATGGCGGCGGATATGTCCTGGAGGTGACGCCCCGGCCGGGCCTCGGCGATTCCCGCATCGAGGCACCGCCGGGTGACCTCCACCAGGCGCGCCGCGGTGGACCCAGGGTGTTCCCCCACGATCACCGAGAGGGCGGCGTCGCCGTAATAGCCGTCCACCACGGCCCCCACGTCCATGCTCACCAGATCGCCGTCGGCGATGCGCCGGCGGGGCGACGGGATGCCGTGGACCACCTCTTCGTTGATGGACACGCAGAGGCTGGCCGGATACCCGTGGTATCCCAGGAAGGCGGGCTTGCCGCCCCGCCGTTCGATCCCCTCCCGTGTCATCCGGTCGAGATCCGCCGTAGTCTGGCCGGGGCCGACGGCCGCCGCCAGTTCGGCCAGAACCTCGGCCACCACCCGGTTGGCCGCCCGGAGGCGCTCGATCTCCCACGGCGCCTTCAGCACGATGCGGCGGTGCGGTGCCTTCATGCCGCCGGCACCGCCCCGGGTGCCGGGCACCCGCCGCCTCGCGGGGGAGCGCCGTGGACCGAAACGAAAAGCATACACCAATTTTCCCGGCTGGCAAGGTCCCTTGCCGCCGTGAACGGCCGTCGCCGCCCCGCCGCAACCGGTCGCTCCATGGGGGATCATCCCCTCCGGCCCCGGAGGCGCCCGCCGGCCCGCATGAAACCCTCGTAGTTCCGCATCACCAGGTGAGATTCCACCTGGGCCATGGTGTCCATGGCCACCCCCACCACGATGAGGAGCGATGTGCCGCCGAAGAAGAAAGAAACGTGCAACTTCGAGATGAGGATGCTCGGCAGCACGCAGATGGCGGAGACGTAGACGGCGCCCACCAGGGTGATCCGGGTGAGGACCCGGTCGATGTATTCCGACGTCCGCCGGCCGGGGCGGATGCCCGGTATGTAGCCCCCGTGGTTCTTGAGGTTGTCGGCGATGTCCGCCGGGTTGAAGACGATGGCCGTGTAGAAGTAACAAAAGAACACGATGAGGGCCACGTAGATACTTTCGTAGGCGAAGGTCCCGGGCACGATGGCCTGGGAGATCCGCTGGAGCCACGGCGCCTGGATGAAGTTGGCGATGGTGGCCGGAAACAGCATGATGGACGAGGCGAAGATCGGGGGGATGACCCCCGCCGTGTTCACGCGGAGGGGCAGGTGGGACGACTGCCCCCCGTAGACCCGGCGCCCCACCACCCGGCGGGCGTACTGGATGGGAATCCGCCGGTGGGACCGCTCCATGAAGCAGATGAAGGCCACGATGGCCGGCATCATGATGAGCAGGAAGGCCACGGTGGCCCCATGGAGCTCCCCCGTCCGCATCAGCTGGAAGGTGTCGGTGACCGCCGCGGGCATCCGGGCCACGATGCCGGCGAAGATGATGAGCGAGATGCCGTTGCCGATCCCGCGCTCCGTGATCTGCTCGCCCAGCCACATGAGGAAGACCGTACCGGCCATGAGGGTGAGCGCGGTGAGGAGCCGGAACCCCCAGCCGGGATAGAGCACCACCGGCACCCCGGCGGGGGACGTCATGCCCTCGAGCCCCACGGCGATCCCGAAGCCCTGGAAGAGACTGAGGGCCACGGTGCCGTACCGGGTGTACTGGCTGATCTTCTTCCGGCCCGCCTCCCCCTCCTTCTTGAGGGCCTCGAGGTGCGGAACGGCCACGGTCAGAAGCTGCAGGATGATGGAGGCACTGATGTAGGGCATGATGCCGAGGGCGAGGATGGACATCCGCTGCATGGCGCCCCCGGAGAACATGTTGAACATCCCGAAGAGGGTGCCCGCGGTCCGCTCGAAGAAGGCGGCCAGGGCGGTGGCGTCGATCCCCGGCGTCGGCACCTGGACGCCGACCCGGTAGACGGCCAGCATGAAGAGGGTGAAGAGGATCCGGCGCCGAAGCTCCGGGACTCGTCCCAACCCCTGGATTCCGCCTTGCACCCCGGCCTCCCCGCCTACTCGACGATCTCGAGGGTGCCGCCGGCGGCCTCGATCTTCTGCCGGGCGCTCTTGCTGGCGGCGTGGGCCCGCACGGTGACGGCCCGGGTGATCTCTCCCTCGCCGAGGATCTTGAGCAGGTGGAACCGCTTCCGAACGGGCCCCTTGGACTGCGCCACCTCGAGGTCGATCACGCCTTCGTGCGCGATCTTGTCAAGATCCCCCACGTTGAGGATGCCGTAGACCTTCCGGAACGGGTTCTTGAAACCCCGCTTGGGCAGGCGCCGGTAGATGGGCATCTGCCCGCCCTCGAAGCCGGCCGGCACCCCGCCGCCGGAGCGGGCCCCCTGCCCCTTCTGCCCGCGGCAGGCCGTCTTGCCGTGGCCGGAGCCGGGGCCCCGGCCGACCCGCTTGGGCGACTTCTTGGATCCGGGATGGGGCTTCAGGTTCTGTAGCGTCTTCATAGGATCTCTGCCTCACTCTCCGGCGGCCGGCCCGGGGCTCACGCCGCCACGACCTCTTCCACCGGCCGCCCGCGCCGGGCCGCCACGGCGGCCGCGTCCTGGAGGGCGGCCAACCCCGCGAAGGTGGCCCGGATCACGTTGTGGGGGTTGTTGGTCCCGAGGCACTTGGTCAGGATG comes from the Dissulfurirhabdus thermomarina genome and includes:
- the rpmJ gene encoding 50S ribosomal protein L36; this encodes MKVRASVKPRCKNCRVIRRKGIVRVICTNPRHKQRQG
- the infA gene encoding translation initiation factor IF-1; the protein is MAKGDAIQVEGKVLETLPNAMFRVELENGHKVLAHISGKMRMHYIRILPGDTVTVELSPYDLSRGRIVYRAR
- the rpsM gene encoding 30S ribosomal protein S13; the encoded protein is MARIAGVDLPRNKRMAIALTYIYGIGRTTARQILAKAGVDENLKTDELTDADISAIRRVIDSEYKVEGDLRREVTMNIKRLMDLGCYRGLRHRRGLPVRGQRTKTNARTRKGPRRAAIKKKR
- the rpsK gene encoding 30S ribosomal protein S11, with the protein product MAAAPRKGGRREKKNIPEGIVHIRATFNNTIVTITDKQGNAVSWASAGTQGFKGSRKGTPFAAQVAAENAARRAADHGMRSVEVHIKGPGSGREAALRALQAAGFQVTVIRDVTPIPHNGCRPPKRRRV
- the map gene encoding type I methionyl aminopeptidase gives rise to the protein MKAPHRRIVLKAPWEIERLRAANRVVAEVLAELAAAVGPGQTTADLDRMTREGIERRGGKPAFLGYHGYPASLCVSINEEVVHGIPSPRRRIADGDLVSMDVGAVVDGYYGDAALSVIVGEHPGSTAARLVEVTRRCLDAGIAEARPGRHLQDISAAIQGVVEAAGFSVVRKFVGHGIGTALHEPPEVPNFGRPGQGPRLRPGMVLAIEPMVNEGGPDVRVLEDGWTAVTADGKLSAHFEHSVAITEDGPVVLSRLD
- the rplO gene encoding 50S ribosomal protein L15 — protein: MKTLQNLKPHPGSKKSPKRVGRGPGSGHGKTACRGQKGQGARSGGGVPAGFEGGQMPIYRRLPKRGFKNPFRKVYGILNVGDLDKIAHEGVIDLEVAQSKGPVRKRFHLLKILGEGEITRAVTVRAHAASKSARQKIEAAGGTLEIVE
- the secY gene encoding preprotein translocase subunit SecY, whose product is MQGGIQGLGRVPELRRRILFTLFMLAVYRVGVQVPTPGIDATALAAFFERTAGTLFGMFNMFSGGAMQRMSILALGIMPYISASIILQLLTVAVPHLEALKKEGEAGRKKISQYTRYGTVALSLFQGFGIAVGLEGMTSPAGVPVVLYPGWGFRLLTALTLMAGTVFLMWLGEQITERGIGNGISLIIFAGIVARMPAAVTDTFQLMRTGELHGATVAFLLIMMPAIVAFICFMERSHRRIPIQYARRVVGRRVYGGQSSHLPLRVNTAGVIPPIFASSIMLFPATIANFIQAPWLQRISQAIVPGTFAYESIYVALIVFFCYFYTAIVFNPADIADNLKNHGGYIPGIRPGRRTSEYIDRVLTRITLVGAVYVSAICVLPSILISKLHVSFFFGGTSLLIVVGVAMDTMAQVESHLVMRNYEGFMRAGGRLRGRRG